The Chryseolinea soli nucleotide sequence GAAGTAAAGGACAACGCCGCCGAATACCGTTATCCCGACGGCAAAACGGAGAAGGAAACCATTACCCGTGTCGGCCAGGTCACCACCATGTTGGAGAATTTCAAGAACGCCATCGAACCCGACAACATTCCCTCGGCCTATGCCAATTGCGGCTTGTTCGGCTACATCGCCTATGATGCCATCCGTTTCTTTGAGGACGTGAAGATCGAACGGAAAGAGCAAAGCATCCCGGATGTGTTGTATAAGTTGTATCGCTATGTGATCATCGTGAACCATTTCTCCAACGAGTTGAGCTTGTATGAGCATTGCTACGCCGGCAAAGGCGAATGCCACAGCACGCTGGACCGCGTGGAGCAGATCATTTTCAGCAACAAGTTCTCGACCTACAAATTTTCCCTCACCGATGGCGAGACCTCTAATGTGGACGACGAAGAGTTTGTGAAGATCGTGGAGAAAGGGAAGGAGCATTGCTATCGTGGCGATGTGTTTCAGATCGTGTTGTCGCGCCGGTTTACCACCGGTTTCAAAGGCGATGAGTTTAATGTGTATCGCGCGCTGCGTTCCATAAACCCGTCGCCTTATTTATTTTATTTTGATTATGGAAGCTTCAAGCTGTTCGGTTCGTCGCCGGAAGCGCAGTTGCAGGTGAGCCACGGCAAGGCTCACATTTACCCCATCGCCGGAACCTTCAGGCGCTCGGGCAACGACCAGGAAGACGCCGCCATCGCGGAGAAGCTGGCCGCCGATGAAAAGGAAAATGCCGAACACGTGATGCTGGTCGACCTGGCCCGCAACGACATGAGCCGCAATGCCGAACACGTCACCGTGGAGGTATTCAAAGAGATCCAATTCTATTCGCACGTGATCCACCTGGTTTCGAAGGTGACGGGTACGTTGAAGAAAGATACGTCTGTTGTGAACATTGCAGCCGATACATTTCCGGCGGGAACCCTTTCCGGAGCTCCGAAGCACATGGCCATGACGTTGATCGACAAGTATGAAAACATCAACCGCAGTTTCTACGGCGGCGCGATCGGCTTTATGGGATATGACGGTTCTTTCAACCATGCCATCATGATCCGCACCTTCCTGAGCCGTGAAAACAAATTGATCTACCAGGCCGGTGCCGGGGTGGTGTCCAAGTCGAATTCCGAGAGCGAGTTGCAGGAAGTGAACAACAAGCTTACGGCATTGCGCAAGGCAGTTTTATTGGCAGAGAAAATCTAAAATCAACCGAAAAGAAATCATCACACGCAAAAGCAAATCAGCAGACACACATGAAAATTCTTGTTCTCGATAATTACGATTCGTTTACCTATAATCTCGTCCACATCCTGCGGGCGTTGAACTATTCCCTTGATGTTTTCAGGAACGACAAGATCGCGTTGGAAGCGGTGAAAGCTTATGATAAGATCTTGTTGTCGCCAGGCCCGGGCATCCCCGATGAAGCCGGCATCATGAAACAGGT carries:
- a CDS encoding anthranilate synthase component I family protein, which translates into the protein MKYKLKTYSKKLLADTLTPVNIYLKLRDVYAGSILLESSDYHGHENSLSYICCDPIASFEVKDNAAEYRYPDGKTEKETITRVGQVTTMLENFKNAIEPDNIPSAYANCGLFGYIAYDAIRFFEDVKIERKEQSIPDVLYKLYRYVIIVNHFSNELSLYEHCYAGKGECHSTLDRVEQIIFSNKFSTYKFSLTDGETSNVDDEEFVKIVEKGKEHCYRGDVFQIVLSRRFTTGFKGDEFNVYRALRSINPSPYLFYFDYGSFKLFGSSPEAQLQVSHGKAHIYPIAGTFRRSGNDQEDAAIAEKLAADEKENAEHVMLVDLARNDMSRNAEHVTVEVFKEIQFYSHVIHLVSKVTGTLKKDTSVVNIAADTFPAGTLSGAPKHMAMTLIDKYENINRSFYGGAIGFMGYDGSFNHAIMIRTFLSRENKLIYQAGAGVVSKSNSESELQEVNNKLTALRKAVLLAEKI